One window from the genome of Grus americana isolate bGruAme1 chromosome 2, bGruAme1.mat, whole genome shotgun sequence encodes:
- the ASXL3 gene encoding putative Polycomb group protein ASXL3 isoform X2 has translation MAGRLHNGEKKLEEQEFQQELFREYMHCPKAGCTALRQQQKRRNGVSMMVNKTVPRVVLTPLKVSDEQSDSPSGSESKNGEADGSDKEMKHGQKSPTGKQTSQHLKRLKKSGLGHLKWTKAEDIDIETPGSILVNTNLRALINKHTFASLPQHFQQYLLLLLPEVDRQMGSDGVLRLSSSALNNEFFAYAAQGWKQRLAEGEFTPEMQLRIRQEIEKEKKTEPWKEKFFERFYGEKLGMSRGESMKLTAAQNNDEDESNSFCESSGTPGPSKQATFEDQEKKGAKIPPLPERDYCPSLCNMERVPVKDLMADSEDILIPEESIIQEEIAEEVETSICECQEENHKTEHEFSEESVSPAGTNEETEAVQLADSTESCVMMNDVTDTVSHIEIKVELKSECPQEEMSVVIDQLEDCVSPAQSASSTNSVSDTAEKDSESAKELIAPEMQNAALEGSLFTGGGITVDMELQSDPEEQLSENACISETSFSSGSPEGPCVCIASPGGDTQSTSEEPCTPASLETACSSEVSSTENTEGDIQQKSSDENLHTPLMSEISPMSTSPVTSEASLMSNLPLTSEASPASNLPLTSETSPMSDLPLTSETSSVSSVLLTSETSVANSLPLPSETSPVSNSPSNERLVLQQRKSPCLLEDSLPTLKEESSAIPKVVQEENLVVQPKQLQSAPENMKVGPLTIIPDTSVLEEPQSKNLSHQPCTSHSETEKSYIASIPEHSPPEVIKIKNHSVQQRGDKKGTLLPSEVAVLPEGSVGKNIELLPSKPHDKLYTSSLEKATFSEVCRSKSHKLTGSTQSRLESSHSSKSLEPTKSPEVRNESRDPEIPKRKTAEQHSFGICKEKRARIDDDQPNRSASSTSPSDKDQPPREEPRVPPLKIQLSKIGPPFIIKSQPVSKPEPRVSPSTSVSSGRNTGARTLADIKARAQQARAQREAAAAAAVAAAASIVSGAMGTPCEGGKTRTLAHIKEQTKAKLFAKHQARAHLLQTNKESKSQFGLKESTSSLEIPTSTDTKIEGSTGVIIVNPNCRSPSNKSAHHRETTALLQQPLNTATLPETATEISVHSSDENIPMPQLCEKIISSTSTESNSVPVLYNKSSVSVSVCSTAMSGAIKELSFASSVDKSSVLMSVDSANTAVSACNINMLKTIQGADTPCITIGPKCIDNSNIPVSIDNTVSSNAIDDKRLLIPSSNANNAVSSHYATVPASSIANNLPNHLSGSSVLIPPVGTTNRFSSDKIAITGCNEQSTVSIHTTVRSALSCSEALAVADSVGRPPMSMFTGNMVTISSYDNATKLNADLLEKSSGARNRMDVSGKSQPVSFTQTAMNRSIPCKVIVDHTTNPNSSLSLSSSIENAESSIDLQSRPVRTEAALQSIACPQVSVISRPEVVSNESLEHSSSFITITAKQDSKNLQAGCSSLREVPLAPQDKLIEVITPSQGFAEQLRGPSAFKNEADAVCAGQYNTNNRICWHDEEAMSTDQPVVSHLNSGKHKEYAEQNCLKNVKTEPSSYTQMSELQSRSLLTSIAVPVKSETNESDKCFRMDTEDFTGPEMPAQTAEIATSVQPPQTSKTSITDSMEDSLSLTTETLKRVTSAGGSSCRLSSVEANNPLVTQLLQGNLPLEKVLPQPRSGAKLEINRLPLPLQTTSVCKTAVSERNIIEHPSNSPNPDGKGFTAGSIAPLQIRKRENHPKKRMARTVGEHAQIKCEPGKVSMDTDVKVAPCVISSSMNQLGHGQPFKQEWLNKHGIQSRIAHSPEIKQQKRPLPSCSFQQSLFHIDKNGSFHAEASTSHRQHFYQMSMAARGPIPTAALLQTTSKGPPGCNAFAFSRHLEQKGLGDVNISTAAHQLRLGSVFSPNIQIKEGDDIASASQTLQSKTLVHPPPPPPPLPPPPPPHPSAEVPSDQKQPTVTMETTKRLSWPQPASICSNIKSEPISFEEGLSSSCELGMKQASYDQNEVKEQLKAFALKNADFSSYLLSEPQKPFTQLAAQKIQTQHPQQQQQQLCGNYPTIHFGSTSFKRAASAIEKSIGILGGGSSTATGLSNQNAQIPVQKFADSSNADELELKCSCRLKAMIVCKGCGAFCHDDCIGPSKLCVACLVVR, from the exons ATGGGAAGTGATGGAGTTTTGCGCCTCAGTAGTTCTGCTCTAAATAATGAATTCTTCGCATATGCAGCGCAAGGGTGGAAACAGAGATTGGCAGAAG GAGAATTTACACCAGAAATGCAGTTGCGCATCAGACaagaaattgaaaaggaaaagaaaacagaaccttggaaagaaaaattctttgaaaGGTTTTATGGTGAAAA ATTGGGAATGTCAAGAGGAGAATCAATGAAACTCACTGCAGCGCAGAACAATGATGAAGATGAAAGCAATTCTTTCTGTGAATCTTCTGGTACACCTGGTCCTTCTAAGCAAGCAACCTTTGAGGaccaagaaaagaaaggtgCTAAAATTCCACCTTTACCAGAAAGAGATTATTGTCCGTCTCTTTGCAATATGGAACGGGTTCCTGTCAAGGATCTAATGGCAGACTCAGAGGATATTCTGATACCTGAAGAATCAATCATTCAGGAGGAGATTGCTGAAGAGGTTGAGACAAGTATTTGTGAATGCCAAGAGGAGAACCATAAAACAGAACATGAGTTTTCTGAGGAGTCAGTAAGTCCAGCTGGCAcaaatgaagaaacagaggCAGTGCAGCTTGCAGACAGCACTGAGTCCTGTGTCATGATGAATGATGTAACTGATACTGTATCTCACATTGAAATTAAAGTGGAGTTGAAGTCAGAATGCCCTCAGGAGGAGATGTCAGTTGTGATAGATCAGCTGGAGGATTGTGTGTCACCAGCACAATCAGCTTCATCCACAAACTCAGTCAGTGATACAGCAGAGAAGGATTCTGAGTCTGCAAAAGAGCTAATTGCaccagaaatgcaaaatgctgctcTGGAAGGCTCCTTGTTCACTGGCGGAGGCATCACAGTGGATATGGAGCTTCAAAGTGACCCTGAGGAACAGTTATCTGAGAATGCTTGTATTTCTGaaacttccttttcctcaggaaGTCCAGAAGGACCATGTGTTTGTATTGCCTCTCCTGGAGGAGACACTCAGTCAACTTCAGAGGAACCCTGTACTCCAGCATCTCTTGAAACAGCTTGCTCATCTGAAGTGTCCAGTACTGAAAACACTGAAGGTGATATTCAGCAAAAGTCCAGTGATGAAAACTTGCACACACCTTTAATGTCAGAAATCTCTCCAATGTCCACCTCGCCTGTAACCTCAGAAGCATCTCTGATGTCAAATTTGCCTTTAACATCAGAGGCATCACCAGCTTCTAATTTACCTTTAACATCAGAAACATCTCCAATGTCTGATTTGCCTTTAACATCAGAAACATCTTCAGTATCTTCTGTTCTTCTAACTTCTGAAACATCCGTGGCAAATAGCTTGCCTCTTCCATCAGAGACATCTCCAGTTTCTAATTCCCCAAGCAATGAAAGACTTGTTTTGCAACAAAGGAAATCACCATGTTTGTTGGAAGACTCCCTTCCCactttgaaagaagaaagctCTGCCATTCCTAAGGTGGTTCAGGAAGAGAATCTTGTTGTTCAGCCAAAGCAACTTCAGAGTGCCCCTGAAAATATGAAAGTTGGTCCACTAACAATTATACCTGATACTTCAGTATTGGAAGAGCCTCAAAGCAAAAACCTCAGTCATCAGCCATGTACGTCACATTCTGAAACTGAGAAATCTTACATTGCATCCATCCCAGAACACTCTCCTCCAGAGGtgatcaaaattaaaaatcatagtGTTCAGCAAAGAGGTGACAAGAAAGGTACACTCTTGCCATCAGAGGTAGCGGTCTTACCAGAAGGATCAGTTGGCAAAAATATCGAACTGCTTCCATCAAAGCCACATGATAAACTATATACCTCATCTCTAGAGAAAGCTACATTCTCTGAAGTGTGCAGAAGTAAATCTCACAAGCTAACAGGCAGCACCCAAAGCCGTCTTGAGAGTTCACATTCTTCCAAGTCATTAGAACCCACAAAATCACCTGAAGTGAGGAATGAAAGTAGAGACCCAGAGATcccaaagaggaaaacagcagaacaaCACAGTTTTGGAAtctgcaaagagaagagagCTAGAATAGACGATGATCAGCCTAACCGTAGTGCTTCATCAACGAGTCCATCTGATAAAGATCAGCCACCCAGAGAAGAACCCCGAGTTCCACCCCTTAAG attcagctttcaaaaattGGACCACCTTTCATCATCAAGAGCCAACCTGTTTCTAAGCCAGAACCTCGAGTTTCCCCAAGTACATCGGTCAGCAGTGGGAGAAATACTGGGGCTAGAACTCTTGCAGATATCAAAGCAAGAGCTCAGCAAGCAAGAGCCCAAAgagaagctgcagctgcagcagccgtGGCAGCAGCTGCTAGCATAGTCTCTGGAGCAATGGGGACCCCATGCGAAGGTGGGAAGACAAGAACACTGGCACACATCAAGGAGCAAACAAAGGCCAAGCTATTTGCAAAGCATCAAGCCAGAGCTCATTTACTCCAGACTAATAAAGAATCAAAGTCGCAGTTCGGCTTAAAGGAAAGTACCTCATCTCTGGAGATACCAACTTCTACTGACACAAAGATTGAAGGTTCTACCGGTGTCATTATAGTTAATCCTAACTGCAGGTCCCCTAGCAACAAGTCTGCTCATCACCGTGAGACTACCGCTTTATTGCAGCAGCCACTTAACACAGCTACATTACCAGAAACTGCTACTGAGATATCTGTGCACAGTTCTGATGAAAATATACCTATGCCACAATTGtgtgagaaaattatttcatctacCTCTACTGAAAGTAACAGTGTGCCAGTGCTTTATAATAAAAGTTCAGTCTCTGTGTCTGTTTGCAGCACTGCTATGTCTGGAGCAATTAAAGAACTTTCTTTTGCAAGTTCTGTTGATAAATCCTCTGTTTTAATGTCTGTTGACAGTGCAAACACAGCAGTTTCAGCTTGTAATATAAATATGCTGAAAACCATCCAAGGGGCTGATACTCCATGCATAACTATTGGACCAAAATGTATTGATAACAGTAACATACCAGTCTCCATAGACAATACGGTCTCATCAAATGCCATCGATGACAAAAGGTTGCTGATACCGAGTAGCAATGCGAATAATGCAGTCTCCAGTCATTATGCCACTGTGCCAGCTTCATCTATTGCAAATAATTTGCCAAATCATCTCTCTGGTAGTTCTGTACTGATTCCCCCAGTGGGGACTACcaacagattttcttctgataaGATAGCCATAACTGGGTGTAATGAGCAAAGCACTGTCTCCATTCATACTACCGTTAGGTCAGCTTTAAGTTGCAGTGAGGCCCTTGCAGTAGCAGATTCTGTTGGAAGGCCACCCATGTCCATGTTTACTGGTAACATGGTGACGATAAGCTCTTATGATAATGCTACTAAACTAAATGCCGATCTCTTAGAAAAAAGCTCTGGAGCAAGAAACCGAATGGATGTCTCTGGTAAATCTCAGCCGGTGAGCTTTACACAAACTGCCATGAATAGGTCTATTCCTTGCAAAGTCATTGTTGACCACACTACAAATCCGAATTCCAGTCTGTCACTTTCTTCTTCTATTGAAAATGCAGAGAGCAGCATTGACCTGCAGAGCAGACCTGTAAGGACAGAAGCTGCCTTACAAAGTATAGCCTGTCCTCAGGTATCTGTCATAAGCAGGCCTGAAGTGGTCTCTAATGAAAGCCTTGAGCACAGTTCCAGCTTTATCACCATTACAGCAAAGCAGGACAGCAAGAACTTGCAGGCAGGTTGTTCAAGTCTTCGAGAAGTGCCTCTTGCTCCTCAAGATAAACTAATTGAGGTGATTACTCCCAGCCAAGGTTTTGCTGAGCAATTAAGAGGTccttcagcatttaaaaatgaagcagacGCTGTCTGTGCCGGTCAGTATAACACTAACAATAGAATTTGTTGGCATGATGAAGAGGCAATGAGTACAGACCAGCCAGTGGTGAGCCATCTTAACTCCGGTAAGCATAAGGAATATGCAGAGCAAAACTGcttaaaaaatgtcaaaactgAACCTTCCAGTTACACACAAATGTCAGAGCTGCAATCCAGGAGTCTTTTGACGAGCATTGCTGTTCCTGTTAAATCGGAAACTAATGAGTCTGACAAATGCTTCAGGATGGACACCGAGGATTTTACAGGACCTGAAATGCCTGCCCAGACTGCAGAAATCGCCACAAGCGTGCAGCCGCCGCAGACCTCCAAGACATCCATCACGGACTCCATGGAAGACTCCCTGTCCCTGACAACAGAAACCCTAAAGAGAGTTACCAGTGCCGGGGGCTCTAGCTGTCGCTTGTCGTCAGTGGAGGCCAACAATCCTTTAGTGACACAGTTACTGCAAGGCAATCTGCCTTTAGAGAAAGTGCTGCCGCAGCCCAGATCAGGAGCCAAACTAGAAATTAACAGGCTTCCCTTGCCTTTGCAAACTACCTCAGTATGTAAAACAGCAGTGTCCGAGAGAAATATTATTGAACATCCTTCCAACTCTCCTAATCCAGATGGTAAAGGATTTACAGCAGGCAGCATAGCCCCGCTACAAATCAGAAAGCGTGAAAACCATCCGAAAAAGAGGATGGCCAGGACTGTAGGGGAACACGCTCAAATTAAATGTGAGCCTGGGAAGGTGTCAATGGACACAGATGTTAAAGTGGCTCCTTGTGTAATTAGTTCCAGCATGAATCAGCTAGGGCATGGTCAGCCATTTAAGCAGGAGTGGCTGAACAAACATGGCATTCAGAGCCGAATCGCTCACAGCCCAGAGATCAAGCAGCAGAAGAGGCCATTGCCTTCATGCAGTTTCCAGCAGAGCTTATTTCACATTGATAAAAATGGCAGCTTTCATGCAGAAGCTAGTACCTCACATAGACAGCATTTTTACCAAATGTCCATGGCTGCAAGAGGCCCCATTCCTACGGCAGCTTTGTTGCAAACTACTTCAAAAGGCCCACCTGGCTGCAATGCATTTGCTTTTAGCAGACACCTGGAACAGAAGGGCTTGGGAGACGTGAATATTTCTACAGCAGCTCACCAGCTGAGGCTAGGAAGTGTGTTTTCCCCTAATATTCAAATTAAGGAAGGTGATGACATTGCCAGTGCCTCTCAAACTCTGCAGAGTAAAACATTAGTGCATCCCCCTCCGCCCCCTCCAcccctgccacctcctccccctcctcacccAAGTGCAGAAGTCCCCTCTGATCAAAAACAACCGACAGTTACTATGGAAACCACTAAAAGACTGAGTTGGCCTCAGCCAGCAAGCATCTGTAGCAATATAAAATCTGAACCTATTTCTTTTGAGGAAGGTTTAAGCAGCAGCTGCGAACTGGGCATGAAACAAGCTTCCTATGATCAGAACGAAGTGAAAGAACAGTTAAAAGcgtttgcattaaaaaatgcagatttctcTTCCTATTTACTTTCTGAGCCACAGAAGCCTTTTACCCAACTTGCTGCTCAGAAAATACAGACgcagcacccacagcagcagcagcagcagctctgtggaaattATCCAACAATACACTTCGGTAGCACAAGCTTCAAAAGGGCAGCATCTGCAATTGAGAAATCGATTGGGATTTTAGGAGGTGGCTCAAGCACTGCCACAGGCCTGTCTAACCAGAACGCGCAGATCCCGGTTCAGAAATTTGCTGACAGCAGCAATGCCGATGAACTGGAACTGAAATGCTCTTGCAGGCTGAAAGCCATGATCGTGTGCAAAGGCTGTGGAGCCTTCTGTCATGATGACTGCATAGGGCCTTCCAAACTGTGTGTAGCTTGCCTGGTTGTACGGTAG